The region AGTCAGCGCCAGCGTAGTAGAACTTGTTGCTGAACTGGCCGGTGTCGTAGTTGGAGCCTTTGTTGGCGCCAGCGATCGACAGATCTGCATCGTTGCTGGAGTTACGGCCTTTGGCGGACTCGATTTGACCAGCGGTCAGGGTCAGGTCTTTGATTTCGTTCGAAGTGAGCTGACCACCGGTGAAGGTTTGTGGCAGCAGACGACCATCGTTGTACTTGATGACCGGGTTGTTCGGCATCAGGGTGCCGACTTTCAGTTCGGTCTGGGAGATCTTGACCTTACCGGTCAGACCCAGGCTTCCGAAGTCTGGAACAGCACTGTTGCCATCGCTCGGGAACACGGTGCCGCCAGAAGAAGTGCCGCTGGAGTTACCGCTCTTGGCCGGGCTGGAATCCAGACGCACGCCGTACAGGCCGATCGCATCAACGCCGAACTGAACAGTACCTTGGGTGTAACCCGAGATGAAACGCAGATCGAAGCCTTGGCCCCACTCTTCGTTCTTGTTCGCGCCAGTGCCATCGCGGTTATCGGTGTTGATGTAGAAGTTACGCAGACCCAAGGTAGCCTTGCTGTCTTCGATGAAACCGGCGGCGCCTGCCTGCTGCGCCAAAACCCCTACGGCCACTGCCAGGGCCAAAGTGGACTTGTTCATTGTTTCGCTCCTCTCGTTCTAATTCTTGTGTATCTGGTCCTGGGTCGTATGCCCTGGATCCGAAGATGCGCGATTAGCGCCAGACCGTGACCAATAAGTCAATCGTTACCAACCATGTCTACGACCTTCGTCTAACCGCAGTGATTTGGTCCCTGCAGGGTAATGAATTACTCATAAACCCAAAAAGAATTATTTCATTCTTTTTCATACCGCAATGGAATATAGCTCATCACTGCGAAACCGCACCGGGACATCAGGTATCGGCTCATAAGCTAATTACTAAATGGTATTTATTAGCCTTTTTTTAGATCGCTTAGCGTTGACACATCTTCAATTCGTCAACCCCTATCGAAAAGGCGACGCCATGATGGCCAAACGCGCACTATCCAGTCAAATTGTTACAGTTTGTATATCGATATTAATTTCCTGTGGTGCTCAAGCGGCCAACCTCACGGTGGGCTATCAGACCGGTATCGACCCGAGCAAAGTACCTCAGGCAGATGGCACTTATGAGACAGCCATTGGACAGAAAATTGACTGGCGGCGTTTTAATAGCGGCCCGGAAGTGGTCACCGCCATTGCCTCCGGCGATGTGCAGATCGGCAACCTTGGTTCCAGCCCCCTGGCCGCGGCCGCTTCACGCAATCTGCCAATCGTCGCGTTTATCGTTTCCGCCCAGATCAACGCCGCCGAAGCCTTGGTTGTGCGTAATGGCAGCGGCATCAATAAACCGGAAGATTTGATCGGCAAGACCATCGCCACGCCCTTCGTTTCAACGTCCCATTACAGCCTGCTCGGCGCACTGAAGCATTGGGGCCTCGATGCCTCAAAAGTCAAAGTGGTGAACCTGCAACCTGCTGAAATCGCCGCTGCCTGGAAGCGTGGCGACATCGACGGCGCATTTGTCTGGTCACCGGCGCTGGGGGAAATTCGTAAGACCGGCAAGACCTTGACCGATGCCGCACAGGTCGGCCAATGGGGTGCGCCGACCTTCGAGGTCTGGGTCGCGCGCAAGGATTACGCCGAGAAGCATCCAGAGGTGGTGGCGAAATTCGCCAAGGTCACCCTGGACTCGTTCGCCGACTATGCCGCCCATAAAGACAGCTGGACTGCCGACTCGGTGCCGGTGCAGAAAATCGCCAAACTGACCGGAGCCAATGCCGCCGACGTGCCGGAATTGCTGGCCGGCTCAAACTTCCCGGATGCCAAGGCGCAACAGACCACCGCGCTGCTGGACGGCGGCACAGCCAAGGCAATTGGTGAGACAGCGAAGTTTTTGAAGGAGCAAGGAAAGGTCGAAACGGTGCTGCCGGATTACTCGCCGTACGTTAGCGCGAAGTTCGTAAAGGAATAACACAACCCCTGTGGCGAGGGAGCTTGCTCCCGCTGGAGGCCGAAGGACTCCCAAACCCGGCAGCGCGTTGATTCAGATATAACGCGATTGCCGGGCTTGGGGCCGCTACGCAGCCCAGCGGGAGCAAGCTCCCTCGCCACAATAGTTTTGTGGTTACAGGGTCTTTTCGAAGATCTTCGAATTACGCTGATAGTTGTACAGCGACGCCCGCGCCGACGGCAGGCGCTCGACGCTGCTTGGCTCGAACCCACGCTCGCGGAACCAGTGAGCGGTCCGGGTGGTCAGCACGAACAGGGTTTTCAGACCCTGCGCCCGGGCACGGGTTTCGATCCGTTCCAACAGTTCATCGCCACGACCGCCATGGCGATACTCCGGGTTCACCGCCAGACAGGCCAGTTCCCCGGCATCCGAATCGGCAATCTGATACAGCGCCGCGCAGGCGATGATCATGCCTTCGCGCTCGACCACGCTGAACTGCTCGATCTCACGTTCCAGCACTTCACGGGAACGGCGTACCAGAATCCCCTGCTCTTCCAACGGGCTGATCAAGTCCAGCAAACCACCGACGTCTTCAATCGCCGCTTCGCGCACCAGCTCGAATTGTTCCTGGGCCACCAACGTGCCGCCACCGTCGCGGGTGAACAGTTCGGTCAGCAGCGCACCGTCTTCGGCGTAGCTGACGATATGGCTACGCGCCACGCCGCCGCGACACGCTTCAGCCGCCGCATCCAGCAACTCAGCCTGATAGTTGCTGCCCAGGCGTTGCAGATGCGCCGGCACCTGTTGCGGACGCAACTCGCGAACCAGGCGACCGTGTTCATCGATCAAGCCCAGGTCCGCGCCGAACAGCAGCAGTTTGTCCGCGCCGAGGTCGATGGCAGCACGGGTGGCGACGTCTTCACACGCCAGGTTGAAAATCTCACCGGTCGGCGAGTAGCCCAGCGGCGACAGCAGCACGATGGAGCGCTCGTCCAGCAGGCGATTGATGCCCTTGCGGTCGACCCGGCGCACTTCGCCGGTGTGGTGATAGTCGACGCCTTCGAGCACGCCAATCGGCCGTGCCGTCACCAGGTTGCCGCTGGCCACCCGCAGCCGCGAGCCCTGCATCGGCGACGAGGCCATGTCCATGGACAACCGCGCTTCAATGGCGATACGCAGTTGACCGACCGCATCGATCACGCATTCCAGGGTCGCGGCATCGGTGATGCGCATCCCGTGGTGGTAGTGCGGGATCAGGCCGCGGGCGGCGAGGCGGGTTTCGATTTGCGGACGGGAACCATGAACCAGCACCAGTCGCACGCCGAGGCTGTGCAACAGCACCAGGTCGTGGACGATATTGCCGAAGTTCGGATGCTCCACACCGTCGCCGGGCAGCATGACGACGAACGTGCAATCGCGGTGGGCATTGATGTAAGGAGATGCGTGACGAAGCCAATTAACGTATTCGGGCATGAACCTGGGCCTGTAATAAATAGCAGCCAAAAAATGGGCGAAACACAAAACGCACAACGGGCTGGTGGTTATCGTCGGAACAGGCTTGGCAACACGCGAGCTCTCCTCATGAATACGGGTTTGGACACTGGTAATTTAAACCGGTTAATCAGCCTAAACACAGAACCTGTGGGAGCGGGCTTGCTCGCGAAGGGGCCGTGTCAGCCGACATCAATATTGCCTGACACACCACTTTCGCGAGCAAGCCCGCTCCCACCTGGATTGCGTTTAACTGGCTGGCATTGGGTTTTGGGCCGGTGTCAGGCAGTAATGTTCAATCAGTTGTCTTAATAGATGCACGGTAGGCTGCAAACGTGACATTTCGAGGTATTCCCCCGGTTGGTGAGCGCAAGCGATGTCGCCCGGGCCGAGCACCAGTGTTTCGCAGCCAAGACGCTGAAGATAAGGTGCTTCCGTGCCGAACGCTACTGCTTCGGCCCGATGACCGGTGAGCTTTTCCGCGACCCGGACCAATTCGGCGTCTTCGGCCTGCTCGAACGGTGGCACTTCGGGGAACAGCGGCGCGTAATCGATCTTCACCTGATGCCGCTCGGCAATCGGCTTGAGCTTCTGCAAAATCGCCTCGCGCAGGGCATTCGGGTCCATGCCCGGCAGCGGTCGCAGGTCAAATTCCAGCGAACACTGGCCACAGATGCGGTTGGGGTTGTCACCGCCGTGGATGCAGCCGAAGTTCATCGTCGGTTGCGGCACGCTGAACTGCGGGTTGCGGAATTCGCGTTGCCATAAAAGACGCAAGCCGCGCAGTTCGCCAATCGCGTCGTGCATGGCTTCGAGAGCACTGTGCCCCAGGCTTGGGTCCGAGGAATGGCCGCTGCGACCGAGAATATCGATGCGTTCCATCATCACGCCTTTATGCAGGCGGATCGGCTTCAGGCCGGTCGGCTCGCCAATCACCGCCGCCCGGCCCAGCGGGCGTCCAGCGGCGGCCAGGGCCCGCGCCCCGGACATCGAGCTTTCTTCATCGCAAGTGGCGAGGATCATCAAGGGCTGCTTGAACGGCTGGTCGAGCAGCGGAATGACCGCTTCGATGGCCAAGGCGAAAAAGCCCTTCATGTCACAACTGCCGAGGCCGACCCAACGGCCGTCCACTTCCGTCAGTTTCAATGGATCGGTCTGCCACAACGCGCCGTCGAACGGCACGGTGTCGCTGTGCCCGGCCAGCACTAGCCCACCGGGGCCGGAACCAAAACTGGCGAGCAAGTTGAATTTGCCGGGGCTGACCTGCTGGATATCACAGGCAAAACCCAAATCACCGAGCCAGGTCGCCAGCAAGTCGATCACCGGACGATTGGTTTGATCCAGGCTCGGCTGGGTACAACTGACCGACGGCGCAGCGATCAGCGCAGCGAACTGATCTTTCATGGACGGCAAAGGCATCGCTGACTCCAAACTCCCGATTTGAAGTCCATCATAGAACCATCCGGCTTCAGGAATAAACCGCCGCGGCGCGTAGGACTTGTGAGTCCTGTACACTGCACGACCTTGGCAGCCACACATTCCCCCGGCTGCGCTCCCGATCCTGGATTTTCCGGCCATGCAGAAAGAAACCGAAATCAAACTCCGCGTCAGCCGCGAAACCCTCGCTGCCCTGCGCGAGCACCCGCTACTGAAAAAACGCAACAAAAGTGGCTGGGAACGCCGTGAGTTGATGAACCAGTACTTCGACACGCCTGAGCGCGACCTGGCCCGCGCCAAGGTTGCCCTGCGCCTGCGCCGCGATGGCGAAGAAGTGATTCAGACCCTCAAGACCCGCGGCCAGAGCGTTGCCGGTCTGTCCGAGCGTAACGAATACGACTGGAACCTGCCCAAAGCCAAGCTCGACGTGAAGAAACTCGACGGCGAATGCTGGCCTGAAGAGCTGGCCGAGCTGGACAAGAAAACCCTGAAAGCCATTTTCACCACCGATTTCGTTCGCGAACGCGCGGAAATCGCTTGGGGCCGTGGCAAGACCAAAGTGGTCATCGAAGCGGCGCTGGACTTCGGCCACGTAGTGGTCGGTAAACAGAAAGAAGAAATCTGCGAGCTCGAACTGGAACTGCGCGAAGGCGAACCTGCCGCGCTGCTGGAACTGGCCGCTGAACTGGCCGCGACCCTGGCCCTGATGCCGTGTGACATCAGCAAGGCCGAGCGCGGCTATCGTTTGTACGACGCCAACAGCTACTCGCTGAGCCTGCCGGCGCCGCAAATCACTGCCGAAATGCCGCTGGACGACGCTTTCGCCGCCCTGAGCTGGCACTTGTTGGGCAGCAGCCAGCGTCTGGCTGAACAATATCGCTTCAATGGCCACTGGCGCCTGTTGCAGGACTGGGTCGAAAACCTCGGTGAACTGCGCGCGCTGCTCAGCAGCCTCGGTCAAGCGGCACCGCGTCAGTCGACTCACGACCTGCGCGTTGCACTCGACGCCTTGCTGGAAGACTGGCGTCCGCTGGTTCAAGCCGGGCTGGACGACGAAGACGTGCGCAAAGCCGCGCCGGAGCAGTTCCTCGAAGAACTGGAAGACCCGCGCTGGGGCCTGTTCTCGCTGAACACTTCGCGCTGGTTGCTGGCCCGCACCTGGGCTGCCGATCGCAACGTGCGCGGCAATCGCCAAGGCGCTGCGCAACTGGCCAACTGGCTCCCGCGCCTGCTGGGCGAAGAAGCCACGTCCCTGCAATTGCAGCGTTATCAGCAACAGCCGGAAGACCTGGCCGAGCAACTGCCACGCATCGAACGCATCCAGGCCTGGATGCACCACGCCCGTGGCGTGCTGGACATCCCGGAAATGGATCGCCTGTACGGTGAGCTGAACAAACTGGCGCAACTGGCCAACGAGCCGATCACCGACGAAAGCCTGGATGCGCGCAAGCAGCAGGCGATTGCCGTGTATCAGAACCGTGCCTGGAAAATGTTGTTGCGTATGTAACAACTAAGACCTGTGGCGAGGGAGCTTGCTCCCGCTGGGGTGCGAAGCGCCCCCAAATCCGACAAACGCGTTACGCCTGTTTCACCGCGTTTTCGGGATAGGGAGTCCTTCGGCCTCCAGCGGGAGCAAGCTCCCTCGCCACAAGTTCATAGGCGTTACCGCAACACCGGCAAACTCGTCGTGGACTTGATCTCCGACAGCGCCACGATCGAGTTCACCTCCTGAATCCCCGGCACCATCGACAGCTTCTCAAAGAAGAAGCGCTCATAAGCCTCGATGTCCGCCGTGACGATCCGCAGCAAGAAATCCACCGACCCCATCAGCACATAACACTCCAGTACTTCGGGAAAGCCGCGAATCGCCTCGGTGAACTCTGTGAAGTTCGAACGCCCGTGGGCATTGAGTTTGATCTCGGCGAAGATCTGCGTGTTCAGGCCTATTTTCTTGCGATCAAGCAGGGTCACCTGAGCGCGAATGATCCCCTCCTCCTTCATCCGCTGAATCCGCCGCCAGCACGGCGATTGCGACAGTCCCACCTGCTCGGCGATTTGTGCGCTGGAGAGTGAGGCGTCCTCTTGCAGCAACGCGAGAATTTTGCGGTCGTAGCCATCCAGCTCGGCGTGCATAGAAAAACCTTTGATTGATAGCTTGTTGAATCAAACGATTCGATAAATCGCCAATGAGCCCAATCATAGATAAGAAATGCCCGACACCGAATGTAAAAATTCCTCCAGTGATTTTGGAGACCGACCATGCCGCATCTTGAAGCCGTGAATACCCCGCTAGCCCGCGCCGACGTGTGGAATGTCAGCAACGCCCATTGCCGCGTTCAGTACCAACTGCTGGCCGAGGCCGAACCGGATCTGCTGTGCCGCGCACTCAACCTGTTCGCCTTGCAGTTTCTGACCCCCGAGCAGGTCAACGTGCAACGCATGGACGATTTGCTGTCGATCGACATCGTCATCGACGGCTTGAGCTGGCACCGCGCT is a window of Pseudomonas sp. 10S4 DNA encoding:
- a CDS encoding inorganic triphosphatase, with the translated sequence MQKETEIKLRVSRETLAALREHPLLKKRNKSGWERRELMNQYFDTPERDLARAKVALRLRRDGEEVIQTLKTRGQSVAGLSERNEYDWNLPKAKLDVKKLDGECWPEELAELDKKTLKAIFTTDFVRERAEIAWGRGKTKVVIEAALDFGHVVVGKQKEEICELELELREGEPAALLELAAELAATLALMPCDISKAERGYRLYDANSYSLSLPAPQITAEMPLDDAFAALSWHLLGSSQRLAEQYRFNGHWRLLQDWVENLGELRALLSSLGQAAPRQSTHDLRVALDALLEDWRPLVQAGLDDEDVRKAAPEQFLEELEDPRWGLFSLNTSRWLLARTWAADRNVRGNRQGAAQLANWLPRLLGEEATSLQLQRYQQQPEDLAEQLPRIERIQAWMHHARGVLDIPEMDRLYGELNKLAQLANEPITDESLDARKQQAIAVYQNRAWKMLLRM
- the tauA gene encoding taurine ABC transporter substrate-binding protein, which gives rise to MAKRALSSQIVTVCISILISCGAQAANLTVGYQTGIDPSKVPQADGTYETAIGQKIDWRRFNSGPEVVTAIASGDVQIGNLGSSPLAAAASRNLPIVAFIVSAQINAAEALVVRNGSGINKPEDLIGKTIATPFVSTSHYSLLGALKHWGLDASKVKVVNLQPAEIAAAWKRGDIDGAFVWSPALGEIRKTGKTLTDAAQVGQWGAPTFEVWVARKDYAEKHPEVVAKFAKVTLDSFADYAAHKDSWTADSVPVQKIAKLTGANAADVPELLAGSNFPDAKAQQTTALLDGGTAKAIGETAKFLKEQGKVETVLPDYSPYVSAKFVKE
- the argA gene encoding amino-acid N-acetyltransferase, translating into MPEYVNWLRHASPYINAHRDCTFVVMLPGDGVEHPNFGNIVHDLVLLHSLGVRLVLVHGSRPQIETRLAARGLIPHYHHGMRITDAATLECVIDAVGQLRIAIEARLSMDMASSPMQGSRLRVASGNLVTARPIGVLEGVDYHHTGEVRRVDRKGINRLLDERSIVLLSPLGYSPTGEIFNLACEDVATRAAIDLGADKLLLFGADLGLIDEHGRLVRELRPQQVPAHLQRLGSNYQAELLDAAAEACRGGVARSHIVSYAEDGALLTELFTRDGGGTLVAQEQFELVREAAIEDVGGLLDLISPLEEQGILVRRSREVLEREIEQFSVVEREGMIIACAALYQIADSDAGELACLAVNPEYRHGGRGDELLERIETRARAQGLKTLFVLTTRTAHWFRERGFEPSSVERLPSARASLYNYQRNSKIFEKTL
- a CDS encoding Lrp/AsnC family transcriptional regulator, with product MHAELDGYDRKILALLQEDASLSSAQIAEQVGLSQSPCWRRIQRMKEEGIIRAQVTLLDRKKIGLNTQIFAEIKLNAHGRSNFTEFTEAIRGFPEVLECYVLMGSVDFLLRIVTADIEAYERFFFEKLSMVPGIQEVNSIVALSEIKSTTSLPVLR
- the argE gene encoding acetylornithine deacetylase: MPLPSMKDQFAALIAAPSVSCTQPSLDQTNRPVIDLLATWLGDLGFACDIQQVSPGKFNLLASFGSGPGGLVLAGHSDTVPFDGALWQTDPLKLTEVDGRWVGLGSCDMKGFFALAIEAVIPLLDQPFKQPLMILATCDEESSMSGARALAAAGRPLGRAAVIGEPTGLKPIRLHKGVMMERIDILGRSGHSSDPSLGHSALEAMHDAIGELRGLRLLWQREFRNPQFSVPQPTMNFGCIHGGDNPNRICGQCSLEFDLRPLPGMDPNALREAILQKLKPIAERHQVKIDYAPLFPEVPPFEQAEDAELVRVAEKLTGHRAEAVAFGTEAPYLQRLGCETLVLGPGDIACAHQPGEYLEMSRLQPTVHLLRQLIEHYCLTPAQNPMPAS